A single region of the Spirosoma linguale DSM 74 genome encodes:
- a CDS encoding protein of unknown function DUF305 (PFAM: protein of unknown function DUF305~KEGG: rsh:Rsph17029_3677 hypothetical protein), translating into MNMPATAKAPMQSGHYGRFFLMLGVSFVVMNALTYANLEQADHFYLSTNRLYVTFLMISAMALIMLGFMRAMYTDRRMNQLIIGGSVLVFATALFCIRNQVLINDQRFMQSMIPHHSIAILVSKRAELKDPEVKELAQSIITAQEREIAQMKRILVRMDQK; encoded by the coding sequence ATGAACATGCCAGCAACCGCTAAAGCCCCCATGCAGTCCGGTCATTACGGCCGCTTTTTTCTCATGCTAGGTGTCTCGTTCGTCGTCATGAATGCCCTGACCTACGCCAATCTGGAACAGGCTGACCATTTTTATTTAAGCACAAACCGGCTTTATGTGACCTTCCTGATGATCTCGGCCATGGCCCTTATTATGCTCGGCTTTATGCGGGCCATGTACACGGATCGACGCATGAATCAGCTCATTATCGGCGGTAGCGTGCTGGTATTTGCCACAGCTTTGTTCTGCATTCGGAATCAGGTATTAATCAACGATCAGCGGTTTATGCAGTCGATGATTCCCCATCATTCGATTGCCATCCTGGTCAGCAAACGGGCGGAGTTGAAAGACCCTGAAGTGAAAGAATTGGCCCAATCGATTATCACGGCGCAGGAGCGGGAAATTGCCCAGATGAAGCGGATACTGGTTCGCATGGACCAAAAATAG
- a CDS encoding transcriptional regulator, ArsR family (PFAM: regulatory protein ArsR~SMART: AAA ATPase~KEGG: geo:Geob_2141 AAA ATPase) yields MINRLIAPELVELLADRPAVALVGPRQVGKTTLVNSLAAQFETQPLYLDLESSQDLARLQDAELYLSDRQRQLVIIDEVQRMPQLFPLLRSLIDRHRVAGRFLLLGSASPQLLQQSSESLAGRIAYLELQPLSWPEVKEQLPYQTHWLRGGYPDMLLANSDRSAIRRMNDFIQTYVERDLPALGLGASPARVRTLLSMLVSVHGNQLNVSELARSLGLSVPTIQHYLDFLEQAFLIRRLPPYFVNIGKRLVKSPKLYLRDSGMFHALAAIGSLEVLSGSLYVGSSWEGYVVQQVMATIGYDIQPYFYRTADGSELDILLVQGTKPVVGIEIKYTNAPTLSRGNYIASRDLGDIPLLVVTPSADDFRLQEHVQVCSLQTLWQHLSAYSVVEKL; encoded by the coding sequence ATGATTAATCGACTTATTGCACCTGAATTAGTAGAACTACTGGCGGATCGACCAGCCGTGGCCCTGGTTGGTCCCCGACAGGTAGGCAAGACAACCCTGGTCAATTCGCTGGCGGCTCAGTTTGAAACGCAGCCGCTTTATCTGGACTTAGAATCGAGTCAGGATCTGGCCCGTTTGCAGGATGCGGAATTGTATCTGTCCGACCGTCAGCGGCAACTCGTTATCATTGATGAAGTCCAGCGGATGCCCCAGTTATTTCCCCTACTACGTTCGCTGATTGATCGTCACCGGGTCGCGGGCCGTTTTTTACTATTGGGCTCTGCTTCTCCGCAACTGCTTCAGCAGAGTTCGGAGTCTCTGGCCGGTCGAATTGCTTACCTGGAACTGCAGCCATTAAGCTGGCCTGAGGTAAAGGAGCAACTCCCCTATCAAACCCACTGGCTGCGGGGCGGTTATCCAGATATGCTATTAGCCAATAGTGATCGATCTGCCATCCGACGAATGAATGATTTTATTCAAACCTATGTCGAACGGGATTTACCAGCTCTTGGCTTAGGGGCGTCACCCGCCCGGGTACGTACGCTGCTATCGATGCTGGTAAGTGTTCATGGAAATCAGTTGAATGTTTCCGAACTGGCCCGATCCCTGGGACTGAGTGTGCCCACCATTCAGCACTACCTGGACTTTCTGGAACAGGCGTTTCTCATTCGCCGATTACCCCCATATTTTGTCAACATTGGCAAACGTCTGGTCAAATCACCCAAGCTTTATCTGCGGGATAGTGGTATGTTTCACGCCTTGGCAGCCATTGGCTCACTGGAGGTGCTGAGTGGCAGTCTATACGTGGGTAGTTCCTGGGAGGGCTATGTTGTTCAGCAAGTCATGGCGACAATTGGCTATGATATCCAGCCCTATTTTTACCGGACGGCCGACGGCTCAGAGTTGGATATACTGCTGGTGCAGGGTACCAAGCCCGTCGTAGGCATTGAGATAAAATACACGAATGCGCCTACCCTGAGCCGGGGAAACTACATTGCCAGCCGGGATTTAGGCGATATTCCGTTGTTGGTCGTCACGCCGTCGGCTGACGATTTTCGGTTACAGGAGCACGTGCAGGTATGTAGTCTGCAAACTCTGTGGCAACACCTCAGTGCATACAGTGTTGTCGAGAAGCTATAG
- a CDS encoding protein of unknown function DUF6 transmembrane (PFAM: protein of unknown function DUF6 transmembrane~KEGG: mxa:MXAN_5504 hypothetical protein), with amino-acid sequence MWWTYALLSALFAALTAVLAKVGIRNVNTDLATAIRTLVILVVAWGLVFWRGGLDGLPTLTRQNWLFLVLSGIATGLSWICYFKALQLGKVSQVAPVDKLSVAIAILLSVLFLGEDLTWKTALGASLIIGGTLVLIL; translated from the coding sequence ATGTGGTGGACATATGCTTTGCTGTCAGCCCTATTTGCCGCGCTGACGGCGGTGCTAGCGAAAGTCGGTATCAGAAACGTCAATACTGACCTGGCGACAGCCATTCGTACCCTTGTGATTCTGGTGGTGGCTTGGGGGCTGGTCTTTTGGCGGGGCGGTCTGGATGGGTTGCCTACGCTGACTCGTCAAAACTGGTTGTTTCTGGTATTATCCGGTATTGCCACGGGTCTATCCTGGATCTGTTATTTCAAAGCCCTGCAACTTGGCAAAGTGTCGCAGGTAGCTCCGGTCGATAAGCTCAGCGTCGCCATTGCGATTTTACTATCAGTGCTTTTTCTGGGTGAGGACTTAACCTGGAAAACAGCGCTGGGTGCTAGCCTCATCATTGGGGGCACGCTGGTGCTGATTCTTTAA